A segment of the Chlorocebus sabaeus isolate Y175 chromosome 15, mChlSab1.0.hap1, whole genome shotgun sequence genome:
GCTTGTATGCATTTCTTACCCTTGCTACTAGGTTACTCTAGTCTCTTAAAGGCTAGAGTAATTTGAGTGATTGCAGCTGATCCAAAATCTCTCTTAAAGGCAAGAATGCTATCTTATTCATCCTGTGTTCATTATAGCACCTACTAAAAGTTCTTGAATATAaaagattctaaaatattttactatgtgAATAtcttgcagaaaaaaaattaaagctaaattattttaaagacaatatACTTTCTAAAAAGATAACATAAACATAATAATCAATAacgataataataaaaataccaccATCTAGCATGTATTGCATACTTACCAAgtgccaggtactatgctaaGTCCTTCATATACATTCTTCCAACTAAGAACACAGACTGTAGGTATATTTTATcacatacataatataaaaaaaacctttgtggccgggcatggtggctcacgcctgtaatcccagcactttgggaggctgaggcgggcagatcacctgaggtcgggagttcgagaccagcctgaccaatatggagaaaccccgtctctactgaaaatacaaaatcagtcgggtgtggtggcgcttgcctgtaatcccagttactcaggaggctaaggcaggagcatcgcttgaacccgggaggtggaggttgagccaagatcacgccattgccctccagcctgggtaacaagagcaaaaccccgtctcaaaaaaacaaacaaacaaacaaaaacccttccTGCTGCTGGAGTGGAGAGTCATATTTTGCTCACTTCCAgcattttgccttcatttccttgagaaaatttctgcaaaagGATCTAAGTTGATCTTAACTCTCTGTTTATAATGTTAATAtttacaaagtaattttttttaaggcatgGATAGTAGAAAAACTTAAGTTTCTATTTATGTACCTCATGTAAACCCAATTCGAATTTCATCACCATTTCAGAAAGATGACGATTTTCTAATTTGAGTGACTCCAGCTGATCCAAAATCTCCTGAAaaggggaaagcagaaaaaaataaatataacatgtaAATCAAATGCATCTTACAAAATTTTCCACATGGAGTTTTCATTAGGCTAAGTCATAttcttcatttatatataaacatatataaatatacatatatatatatatggacttTCTAAAAAGACTTATAAGGTGTTATTAAGGTGAATGAACAGGAATGGGATGAAGATATCATTCTAATAGGATAAATCAGGTGATAAAGCAGCAAAGTTTCAATTCACTGGTAAATCCCTTAAATCCCTACCCATTCTCCTGTGTTGGACTCCTCCAACTTGGCGTCTACCTACAACGTCACATGGAATTGTACTTTATTCACaaaataataacttattttcaGTTCTCATTCTCCTTAGCTTTTGTGCTTAACCATTCccatttgaaaatattccttctggccaggcacggtggctcacccagcactttgggaggccgagatgggcggatcacgaggtcaggagatcgagaccatcctggctaacacggtgaaaccccgtctctactaaaaatacaaaaaaaaaaaattagccgggagtggtggcaggcgcctgtagtcccagctactcgggaggctgaggcaggagaatggtgtgaacccagggggcggagctcgcagtgagccgagattgcgccactgcactccagcctgggcgacagagtgagactccgtctcaaaaaaaaaaaaaaaaaaagaaaatattccttctttccttggctTGGCAAAAACTATCTGATTTTCCTCCTCACTGCTCCCTTTTTTTAAGCTTCATTCCAACATCTTTTATACGCTAAATGAGAAGTATCCTAAGTTTGGTTTCAGTCACTTCTCTTTTTATGCTATGCATTCTCACTATAATCATTAAGTCTCTCAGGGGGTTTCAAATGTCACCATGAAGAAAGGACAGCCACAGCTAAATACCTAATCCTGATTTTAATCTTTAACTCCAGGCCCTCTGTGGAAATGACTATTATCCACACAAAATTCCAGCCTTTATTCCAAACAAATGTGTTAAACCAAAGTCCTCTCCACCAGTTTCCCCAGTCTGTGTACTTTTCACACAAATTCATCATCCTTCGCCAAACTAGATCCCTGTCTTTTCTCTATTTAATTAAAGAGCGTCACTTTCCATCAGTTGCCTAAGCTTAAATCCTGTGGAACACCATTTCTTAACTCTGCCTACCTCACCCTCCCTGCCAATCAAATACAATGCCCAGTCATTTTTACCAGCCCAGTATCTCcagaattcatccatttctctctccctcccttaccCACTGCTCAGGCCACCATCTTACCACTGTAACAGCATCTGGGTGCTCTGTCTCCCTGCTTATTCTCCATTTAAAGACCACTGAATTTTACTCCTGCTTGTGGCCATTCCCTACTGACCTCAAGGTCACAGTATAACTCCTTTATGTGGCTAATAGAGCCTTTCAGCAGCCAGTCCCTGCTTTCCAGTCTCATACCTTCCACTCATCCCACGTGTACTCTAGTTTCAACCACAGCAAGCGTGTTCTACTATCTCTTAGAGACCTCTGTATTTTCCTGTGCCTGAAATACTTTTCCTTCTCCTCACCCAGCTCGCTCCTAACTTAGCTTTGCTATCACACCTTCTGGAAGGCCTTTGCAGCGAGTGGTCTAGATTCAGGCTGCTTGTGATCTCTAGTGACTCTCATCATACACCACTGATATAGTCACTTTACTTGTCTGTGTCTACTCTCACCTCTGCACCACCCTCACTAAACTCTCTGTTAATCAGCATACCCTCAGCTCAAAGCAggtatttaataaaaattcactGAATTAAATATTACGAAAATTATGTCTTTAATCAATTccatctttaaaacaaatttcaaatttaaaaaagtttttgttcGGGCTTCACCTTATGCTCTactgctttttcttctgccttttgcaTCTCTGCTTTGAGTCGCTTTTCCATGTCTGAGGAAGAACCTTTGGTGGAAGCAATAGAGATATCTCGCTGATGTAACTCCTGAGTTAGATGGGAGATTTCCATCTTCATTCCTTCTAGTGCAGAACTGTAACTTTGTTCACCCTGTAAAATCTGTTCTTTCAACtataaagaaagcagaaaagaaagcacCAAAAGAGAAAGCATTTAGATAGAATAATATGTTACCagctaataaaataaaagcttaccTTATCTCAAGACGTTAAATTTCTCCTGAATTAAATCTGCAGAAAAATTAGCAATTTACCAAGTTGCATATCTGTACTGAAGGTCAGGTGGTTATACCTACAATCATTTATTATACCTCAAAACAGGGAGAGATGGGTTATTCAAGTGCTGAGGACCAGAATCAAGGTCCATGCACACTATTTAGAGGACAGTACTTGtgaccttcattcttttttttagttgTGAATCTAAAAGTTTTGCTCATATGGTATCTTGGTCCACAggataacaaacagaaagaacaagaggaagaaatgagCTAGAAGTAATCTTCAAGaagtaacaaaaaatacaaaacaacaaataGGACAGTTAGGACCCACTCATATAGACACAAACAGCTCTGCATACCTCAATAGCTGACAAGGATACCAACCACATCATAGCACAGGAGACAATCCATAAATACTATGTTTAggcaataagaaaatattaaatgacagTTCATATTTTTTTGCAAACACTAAGTGTATGTCTTTTAGAAAACCTTTCATTAAGAcatgtttaaaataaagtttttaagttCAAAGGGAACAGCCTtcaattatcttaaaaatatttattgggcatcaGGGGGATGCCAGAGAAAGAAGGCACTTTCCCTATGCACATTCCATGTACTCTTCCACTCCTAAATATCAAGTGGCCCCTTGAACTACATTTTTCTCTCATTAAAAATAACCCCTATAATCTCCAAACCCACAGCTCGGTCCATAAACACATACAATTTTGCAATCCTAGGTATGCATATTTTTACCTTCTTAATCTCTGCTCTGTATTCATTGTTATGTGCTTCCATCCTCTttaattcttcatatttttccatTAGTTCTTGACTCAGCTGTTTACATGTTGCACTCACAGATTCCAAACTGTATGACAAAAATAAGATcccatatttaaaacaaaaccaaaagcccGAAACCTATAAATTGGACTATATAATTTACATTCTTGATGTCCAAAAGATATCCAGCCAATATCTTAAACATCACATCACTCATTTAAATATTACTAAAAAGCCAATCAATAAAAAAACtgtgataaaaatgtaaattgttgTCCCaatgtcaaaaataataaacttaattTTAGTCAAATGGAAGAGTACACATATACTTCAATGATAACAAAGATTATCTCAAGTACTCCAAGTATTCCAAAAGGAATAAAGcagaaaatatgtgtgtgtatgtatgtttgtgcaTTTAACatgtagataaaagaaaatactggtttccaaaaccagaaataaatgtaaaaacaaaaaatgtattactTAAAGATAACTTAAAAAGTGTAAAATGATATTTCTCTTGTTGTTTGCCTAAAGGTTAATAGTTCatgttaaaagtaattttatcttttacataCAGAAAATGCCAGTGTACAAATGATCATGAGTCAtgtgtttaaaacaaaatatcacaCTCTTCCCAATCAAAAAGTTGAGAGGTacgaaaaaccaaaaaaaaaattataagtatgACAATGACAAGAGTTTAGGTAGGTATGGTATAGCATTAGTCAGGATTCAATTAACGCCCAACGAAGTAACAACACCACAGCAGAACAAAAAGGAGGATCACCATGTGTCAACTGTTACCCCTTCCTACCCTGCTTCCAAGGTGGCAGGGAGGACAACCTAAGTGAAGGGCTGCTAAACAGGTGAAAGGTAAAGAAGTAGAGTCAGTACAGACAATTCTTTTGAAGAATTTGGTCTTAAAGAGAAGTACAGAAATGTGGAAGTAACTTGACGGAGATATAGGATTAAGGGATGGTTTTTCCCCCAGATGGGTGACGTTATAGCATATTTTATACCAGTGGATATAATTCAGCGGAGAGAAAGAACTTGATGATGTAGAAAAGAAAGGATATAACTACAGAAAAAGGACACAAGTGGAGTAGTTGGTCTTAGAAGTGCAGAAAGGCACAGGTGTGGGAAGACTGGTAGTTTTGATGACAGAAAGATTAAGAAGTTCTCCTTTAATTGCTGCTGTCTTCTCAATGAAATAAGAACTtagggcagggtgtggtggctcacacctgtaatctcagcactttgggacgctgaggcgggtagatcacctgaagtcaggagttcaagaccagcctggccaacatggtgaaaccctgtctctacaaaaatacaaaaattagccaggcgtggtggtgcacgcttgtaatctcagctacttggaaggctggggaggaagaatcgcttgaaccgggaggcagaggttgcagtgagccaagatcgtgccattgcactccagcctgggtgaaagagtgggactccatttcaaaaaaaaaaaaaaagaaataagaactcAGGCCGTTTGTGGATgctagaaaaaaatcttatttttttcactgTGACTATTATATTCATTTACTTTATCAATATGATGatcaaaaattcattttaacaacttgaaatttttgaaatgtgtGTATAATTATGTACCTGCCTTCAAGACGAGTCACCTCTGCCTGCAGAAGTTCCTCACTAGTATGGGTAAAATTCAACTGCGAGAGCACACTGTCTAAGTCCTCCTGCCCTTGAGAGGTGTACTTCTTTTCTGCCAGAGATTCTTCCCGTAGCCTATGGAAAGACATAGGATGACTGTTAAGGCCTTTATCTCTGCAAACACAAACAATGCACATCTAGTTTGTGTTTCCCAACCATTTTTGATAAACTCTTTGGAACTCTTCAGTTTGTCCCCTGctttataaaaagaatattgGGAGAGGAAAGACAGTCAAGAGATGCTAAAAGTTATAAAAGCAGCAATTTACTCCCTTCTTAACTGGGATTTGGCCTATTTTTcaagggaaaaagacaaaatggCAAAATCACTTCAGTGACACTTGAAACCCTGtaccaaaaaaactgaaaagttacAGGAGAAttctggcaaaaataaaaatgtgcacCAGACTTACATCAAGCAAGAGGGTTAGCCCAATGGCTGGCTGCTATTATTGATAAGCAGCTACTAATCACGACCTACTCCACCAAGAAAGTGAGGCCTCCAGGAGATGTGAATGACAATTCCCTGCATGTTTGGATTTTCCCCAAGCATGCAAACTGACCTTGGCTTCTAACTTTCTAAACATGAGAGTCTCTGTTAGGGATCCAAACTGGTGGCAGAAGAAAATTAACCACACAAAATTTTATAACACTTTAAAAACCTAACTCAGAAGTTAAAGCCAATTAAGAAAATCCACAATACgatcaaacataaaattatgaaTAGGCAATATTAAAACCAGTGCTTGGAcgggcgtggcagctcacacctgtaatcccaacactttgggaggccaaggtgggcagatcacctgaggtcaggagttcaagaccagcctagccaatatgatgAATggccatctctaaaaatacaaaatactagccaggtatggtggcgtgcacctgtagtcccaactacttgggaggctgaggctgaagaatcgcttgaacctgagaggtggaggttgcagtgagctgagattgtaccactgcactccagtctgggcaacagaaggagactatctgaaaataaaataaaaataaaaataagcctagTGCTTAATGCCTAGCCATTAAGTGGCTAAGATGAATAATATTTAAGATTAAATTTACCTTATAGCTTCTACAGCATGTTGAGTGTCAGTTGCCTTTACTTTTTCTTGTAACTTCTCCTTTTGCATTCTTCCCTCATGGATGAGATTTTCTTGAGACTGAAGAGCTGCCcttaattctctcttttcttcctgcagAGCCTGCGAAAAAGTCAAATATGATTGTaattttccttctattcttttttcttcctgcagAACCTGTAAAATACCCAGAAATTTCTAAGCCAGCTATTATtacaatttttctatttcataagAAGCCAGGAAGTCAGACTATAAGTTATGTAACAGTCACAATATTAACAAAACTATCAATATGTGATCCATCATTTATAAAGCAGGGAAGAAAGTATAGATTGTAGAACCTAGTTCTAGCTTAATAACACTctcttaaaacacacatacacacgcttCCCCCAATTACAGTGATTTTAAAACAGACCTCTAATAGTTTTTCAGATTccctcagtttttcttctttttgctgctGCTCCTGCAGGACAGTCATACTGGTTCCAACCAAGTCATTGACCCTCATGGTGAGGCGCTCTATTTCCAACTCATTGGCACAGATAGTGTCATTGGCCCGCTCCAGTTTACTGCTTAAGTGTTGAATTTCTGATTGGCTGGAAAGTTCCACAGACTCTAATTTCTGTTTCCGATTGGCGAGCTGAGCCTAGAAACACAGACTATCAATCAATAGGTAAaagggaaattataaaataatcaatgaataagactaaaatgaaactattatttCCATAGAAGCATAAAGCACTGGCtcactaaaatatatatacattgagAAGGGGTAAAAAAGAAttgagaggctgggcatggtggctcatgcctgtaagcctaacactgtgggaggctgaggcgggcagatcgtttgagctcaggagttggagatcagcctggaaacatggcgaaaccctgtctttatcaaaaattggccgggtgcgtggatcacgcctgtaatcccagcactttgggacgctgaggcaggtggatcacaaggtcagaagatcgagaccatcctggcaaacatagtgaaaccccatcaaaatacaaaaattagctgggcgtggtggcgcgtggctgtaatcccagccacttgggaggctggggcagtagaatcacttgaaccagggagtcggaggttgcagtgagccgagattgcgccactgcactacagcctggtgacagaatgagactcggtctcaaaataaagaaacaaaaaatacaaaaactacccaagcatggtggcatgagaggatcactcgaacccaggaagcggaagttgcagtgagccaagatcataccactgcgcttcagcctgtgtgacaaagtgagaacctgtctcaaagaaataaataaatagaaaagaatggaTAAAGTAAAGGGATTCCTCAGGAGAAGAGATGCTACAGTATTCTACCTACTTACACAGAAATTCAACTGCAACCTGGCTGGAATTATTTCCTATTTAAAACATAGGAAATAGGAGCTATAATGCATTATTATATTTCTGATGGAAGTTTAGAAATTAGATTTCAAAATCACTAAATTTGTAGTTTAAATtccgccccccgcccccgccacctGGAGCATGTTGTAATTATTCTGTTTTAACATTATAAACATTCATATTTAGATTAGTCAAAGTAACCATAAAATGCTCTTTAAATTCAGAGAAATGGGGAAATTGTGGATTTTTGTTTATTGGAGGAAAAGGTGCTTATAAGGGAGGAGAGACTGGTTCTGTCATCAGTTTTTGGACACTTCCTGAGTTAAAAGAGGTAGACAAATATAGTGCATCTCAAATTGGTTTCTCTCAATGATATATCCACTGACTACTATGTTTTAGGCTATGCATCCCAGCAGTATTGGGTTTTAGCTCCAAACTTTTTAGTATTTACAAGTTTTAATCCAGCATCCTGGCTGGTACTTCATCTACACACTGAAGATGAATATAAATAATCTGTGGAAGTAAACTTCCcttattctaaatatttctaaAGGTAAAAgcacacaattttattttagaaatacaagTAGAAATATCTCTAGGAAGTCTATCTGTTGCagatttaaagattttattatttGCAGTACAGGTCCAAATCCTGTACTGTATACTGCAGTCAAATAAAGTAGATGCTAAAAACTTCCCATAAGCCAGAGAGAGGGTAGAAGAGAGGTGAAGAGACAGACAAATACTGTTTGTATAAATTACTGATCAAGATTTCAGTGCaaagagcctttttttttaaaccagattCCTACAATGGTATAAAGGAAGAACATCAACATTTAGGTTTAGATTCACTAGAACAATTGCTAAGCATAGAACTGTCtccaaacttttaaatataatataaacttttttttcaaagaggaaaggtttcttgtgcagaataaataaatgcagagaaTGGGTGAGGGTGAGAAGGAGAAAAGGGTTAGAGCTCAGCTTGCTGAAACGTCCCTTAGTCCTACCCTTAATCTGTACAGCAGCCCTGGGTCTTAGCAAAACACAGCTAGAAACCCACTGCCCAAATGGGCACTCAGATAATACATAATTGCAAAACACTATCTTCCTAATACTGCAAGAGTTACCTAATACTATCAACTCAAATCTGTGATCTTAAACTCAGTATTGATAAAATAAACTAATAGTCAAACCAAGGTATACTTTAACCAGTGATTCTAGATTTGCTAAATACTAATAAACTTCTCAGTTTTGAAGAATGAAGAACATAACTTTCTTTCACTGATTTACTATTTTGCTCacacaaaaatacagttttttttttaagcatagtGAAAAGTACATAATCAACTCAAGTACAAACTCTAAATTTTCATTGCCTAGAATACACTAGGGTTGCACTACCATCGCAGTCACCCACATGCGGCTACTGCACAACTAAACTGTGGCTAATCTGAATAGAGATGTGCTCTTAACTGTAAAACACAAATTCAGTTAAAGATTTCAAAGACTcagttaaaaaaatgtaaagtaactgttataatatttgatatattgcgttattaaaattaatttcacctttttactttttaatgtgactagtagaaaattttaaattacatgtgaCTCACCAATATCTATTAGCATTACAATAATCTCAAGAATACCTCATCAATACtaagaaagtattatttttaataattattaaaaataagtatttaaaatacttataaaataatgattatttctGATAATTATCTGGCTTTAGAGGTATTTTAAGGTTGGCAtattgttaaacttttttttttttttttttttttttttgcagtaacCACTAATTCTTTGAGCCAGAAACAGGCATTCCTCTTATTAATCTAATATTTAGCATTCTATTGGAGTGGGTAGAGAGTTATTTCAACAATACAAATCACAGCAGAGGTGGTTAAAAGAAGCAATCAAGAAGGCAATTTACATCAGGGAGACTGAAATTGAAACTGAAACAAATGGCCAGTGTGGGCAGCTAAAGGGTGAAGGAGAGTGGAGAAGAAATTGGGGACTGGGGGTTGAATTCAAATCCTCTTCTGGATGTGTGATAGGTACTTCCTGGTGCTTCAAGAAAAGGACTCTCCCAGATAGTGAGATTACTATGAACAATGTGATATGAAGCAACAGggctttttattttccaaagaatCCCAGTATAAAGGTATGGCCATTGTAAGCATCAATCCCTTACTAAGCTCCCCATCACTGTCAACTCCAAATGCGCCAGTGCAGGCCACAGCCTTGCAGCATTTCCACTAGAGAGCAGCCTAAAGAGCCTGCTAACAAACACAGCTCCCACTAAGATCCTGTTATCACTGCTGTGTCTATGCTACTACGAACTTTTAAACAGTAAGTCTAAGTCAATTCAATTAACTCTGATATTTCTACCAAGACaacagattaacatttgagttagggtcatttttttcttcaaaagttgTGACAGCAAAaggatgcttttaaaaatataacatatatacttataaatacatttatatacatataattaacaGTGGATTTAAAATTAACTTGAAGAATATCTTACAGCTCATCTAAgcatttcaaaaggaaaacatataGAGCAACCTCTACTTTTTTCACATACTGTTTATcagctaaatattttatattttatgttggcttaatattttaatttttttcaaatgttcctAATGTTCACTAAGTTTTCCTTAAACATTTCCTTTGCATTATGTAGGCAACAGAAAAAGTAGCAGGCAATTTGTTGCCTTCTAAACATAAATGACCTTGGTTTTAGACTGTACTGATCCTTTTCTTATACTATATAACCACCATTCTGTTATTACATCTAGCATTATAGTTTAACAActgtacttttaaataaaatacattttaatatttgatagaACAAACATCCCCcattactcttttttaaaaaatgttggcggccaggcgcggtggctcacacctataatcccagcactttgggaggctgaggcgggtggatcacttgaggtcacgagttcgagacaagcctgactaGGAtagtaaaacctcgtctctactaaaaacacaaaatcagctgggcatggtggtgcatgcctgtaatcctagctacttgggatgctgaggaggtggattgtttgaatctgggaggcagaggttgcagcgagccaagattgcgccattgcactccagcctgggcaacaagagcgaaaatccacctcaaaaaaaaaaaaaaaagttggctagtatcattcatttatcattccatatgaattttagaatcattttgttCCTGAAAATGTTATACTCAGTAAATtatataaccatttaaaaaacaaatttagatcCTTATCAAATACTTtacactaaaataatttttagataaaatgcattaaaaagaaatgataaagcaTTAGAAGAAATTTGACTTAGGTAAGACTTTATAGTATGATATCAAAGATAGAAACGCTGAAGAAAAAATTGATAGAATTAAGTAATTCTAATTAACTGTTTATAAAACAAttgtatttctacaaaaaaattaaggtaaattgagtacacacacacaactgtaaCATAATAGCAAAGGGCTTAATCTTCATACTTAAGTGTATGAAGAGCTCTTTCAGAATAGTAAAATATAAACATCTGGCCAGGTGTGatgctaacactttgggaggccgagacgggcagatcacttgaggtctggagttcaagaccagcctggtcaacgaggtgaaaccccgcctc
Coding sequences within it:
- the CEP63 gene encoding centrosomal protein of 63 kDa isoform X14, producing MEIGGSPTLSHERIPAPPKLKPGALQTLTGTRPTAADASSCHAPHHVSARSFSDSRMWFPEQRGFGDGGFVRKNAKSRAWGFLTSCEAELQELMKQIDIMVAHKKSEWEGRTHALETCLKIREQELKTLRGQLDVTHKEVGMLHQQVEEHEKIKQEMTMEYKQELKKLHEELGILKRSYEKLQKKQMREFRGNTKNHREDRSEIERLTAKIEEFRQKSLDWEKQRLIYQQQVSSLEAQRKALAEQSEIIQAQLANRKQKLESVELSSQSEIQHLSSKLERANDTICANELEIERLTMRVNDLVGTSMTVLQEQQQKEEKLRESEKLLEALQEEKRELRAALQSQENLIHEGRMQKEKLQEKVKATDTQHAVEAIRLREESLAEKKYTSQGQEDLDSVLSQLNFTHTSEELLQAEVTRLEGSLESVSATCKQLSQELMEKYEELKRMEAHNNEYRAEIKKLKEQILQGEQSYSSALEGMKMEISHLTQELHQRDISIASTKGSSSDMEKRLKAEMQKAEEKAVEHKEILDQLESLKLENRHLSEMVMKFELGLHECSLPVSPLGSIATRFLEEEELRSHHILERLDAHIEELKRESEKTVRQFTALK
- the CEP63 gene encoding centrosomal protein of 63 kDa isoform X17, with product MSWWPSNLQSFQNKGDLVMEALLERMQNRGHGGGFLTSCEAELQELMKQIDIMVAHKKSEWEGRTHALETCLKIREQELKTLRGQLDVTHKEVGMLHQQVEEHEKIKQEMTMEYKQELKKLHEELGILKRSYEKLQKKQMREFRGNTKNHREDRSEIERLTAKIEEFRQKSLDWEKQRLIYQQQVSSLEAQRKALAEQSEIIQAQLANRKQKLESVELSSQSEIQHLSSKLERANDTICANELEIERLTMRVNDLVGTSMTVLQEQQQKEEKLRESEKLLEALQEEKRELRAALQSQENLIHEGRMQKEKLQEKVKATDTQHAVEAIRLREESLAEKKYTSQGQEDLDSVLSQLNFTHTSEELLQAEVTRLEGSLESVSATCKQLSQELMEKYEELKRMEAHNNEYRAEIKKLKEQILQGEQSYSSALEGMKMEISHLTQELHQRDISIASTKGSSSDMEKRLKAEMQKAEEKAVEHKEILDQLESLKLENRHLSEMVMKFELGLHECSLPVSPLGSIATRFLEEEELRSHHILERLDAHIEELKRESEKTVRQFTALK
- the CEP63 gene encoding centrosomal protein of 63 kDa isoform X15 — encoded protein: MAQPGTRFGPASFQNKGDLVMEALLERMQNRGHGGGFLTSCEAELQELMKQIDIMVAHKKSEWEGRTHALETCLKIREQELKTLRGQLDVTHKEVGMLHQQVEEHEKIKQEMTMEYKQELKKLHEELGILKRSYEKLQKKQMREFRGNTKNHREDRSEIERLTAKIEEFRQKSLDWEKQRLIYQQQVSSLEAQRKALAEQSEIIQAQLANRKQKLESVELSSQSEIQHLSSKLERANDTICANELEIERLTMRVNDLVGTSMTVLQEQQQKEEKLRESEKLLEALQEEKRELRAALQSQENLIHEGRMQKEKLQEKVKATDTQHAVEAIRLREESLAEKKYTSQGQEDLDSVLSQLNFTHTSEELLQAEVTRLEGSLESVSATCKQLSQELMEKYEELKRMEAHNNEYRAEIKKLKEQILQGEQSYSSALEGMKMEISHLTQELHQRDISIASTKGSSSDMEKRLKAEMQKAEEKAVEHKEILDQLESLKLENRHLSEMVMKFELGLHECSLPVSPLGSIATRFLEEEELRSHHILERLDAHIEELKRESEKTVRQFTALK